Proteins encoded in a region of the Clostridium cagae genome:
- the rplI gene encoding 50S ribosomal protein L9 produces MKVILLQDVKKIGKKGEVIEASDGYARNFLFPRKLAQEATDSNMHILNNKKENERKKKLAEIEAAQKLAGELKGKEITIKTKIGESGKLFGAITSKDIASLIKTQYNVEIDKKKIVMDTIKLAGNYDIEVKLYPEVSTKMKVNILPQ; encoded by the coding sequence ATGAAAGTTATTTTATTACAAGATGTTAAGAAGATAGGTAAAAAGGGTGAAGTTATAGAAGCTTCAGATGGTTATGCAAGAAACTTTTTATTTCCTAGGAAATTAGCTCAAGAAGCTACTGATTCAAATATGCATATTTTAAATAACAAAAAAGAAAATGAAAGAAAGAAAAAGTTAGCTGAAATAGAAGCAGCACAAAAATTAGCTGGAGAGTTAAAGGGAAAAGAAATAACAATAAAAACTAAAATAGGTGAAAGTGGAAAATTATTTGGTGCTATTACTAGTAAGGATATTGCTTCATTAATAAAAACTCAATATAATGTTGAAATAGATAAAAAGAAAATAGTAATGGATACAATAAAATTAGCAGGAAACTATGATATAGAAGTTAAATTATATCCTGAAGTTAGTACAAAAATGAAAGTAAATATACTTCCACAATAA
- the lonC gene encoding Lon family ATP-dependent protease, protein MKSNEETNLLNSIMSGNLSIEAQIDALFNVTKNILDKGAFRSRVVRFKLDKYVKSQDNCDRIFALKTILSEGEKKGIPKEEDLEQEVKIIIELIVNEIAKKYVQNKIEMKVEQAIMEKQEKYIDEVRLSVIKKQKGVENNNTMSKLNNLVSLDEKVTSKNIMSFLRPDSFDEVVGQERAIKSLISKLSSPYPQHIILYGPPGVGKTTAARLALKEAKKLNFTPFDDESKFVEVDGTTLRWDPREITNPLLGSVHDPIYQGSKRYLSEAGVPEPKPGLVTEAHGGVLFIDEIGELDHILQNKLLKVLEDKRVEFSSSYYDPDDESTPKYIKYLFDNGAPADFVLIGATTKSPSEINPALRSRATEVYFEPLSSDDIELIVKKAAEKLNVTLEEGVAKKISNYTFEGRKAVNILTDAYGYALYIEKQREDNIEIKLEYLDEVLSVGRHVPFEIFDNTEEYEIGHIYGLGVSGFLGSTIEIEANVFMAKKKGAGVVRFNETAGSMAKDSVFNAASVIRAITDKDIKDYDIHVNVIGGGKIDGPSAGVAITLCIISALLKKPIKQDIAVTGEISLRGKVKPVGGIFEKIYGARRKGIKRVLVPKDNEKEIPRGLKDIEVKSVSTIEEIMDIVFE, encoded by the coding sequence TTGAAATCAAATGAAGAAACAAATTTATTAAATAGTATAATGAGTGGGAATTTATCAATAGAAGCTCAAATAGATGCTTTATTTAATGTAACAAAAAATATTTTAGATAAAGGGGCGTTTAGATCTAGAGTTGTTAGATTTAAATTAGATAAATATGTAAAATCACAAGATAATTGTGATAGAATATTTGCATTAAAGACTATATTATCTGAGGGCGAAAAAAAGGGAATTCCTAAAGAAGAGGACTTAGAACAAGAAGTAAAAATAATTATAGAACTTATTGTAAATGAGATTGCCAAAAAGTATGTTCAAAACAAAATAGAAATGAAGGTTGAACAGGCAATAATGGAGAAACAAGAAAAGTATATTGATGAAGTAAGATTATCTGTAATTAAGAAGCAAAAAGGTGTTGAAAATAACAACACTATGAGTAAATTGAATAATTTAGTTTCTTTAGATGAAAAAGTAACTAGTAAAAATATTATGAGCTTTTTAAGACCAGATAGTTTTGATGAAGTAGTAGGCCAAGAACGTGCTATTAAATCATTAATATCTAAATTATCTTCTCCGTATCCTCAACATATTATATTATACGGACCACCTGGGGTTGGTAAAACAACTGCAGCAAGACTTGCTTTAAAGGAAGCAAAAAAACTGAATTTTACTCCATTTGATGATGAATCAAAATTTGTTGAGGTAGATGGAACTACTTTAAGATGGGATCCAAGAGAAATAACTAATCCTTTATTAGGATCAGTACATGATCCTATATACCAAGGAAGTAAAAGGTATCTATCAGAGGCAGGAGTTCCTGAACCAAAGCCAGGATTAGTTACTGAAGCACACGGAGGAGTATTATTTATAGATGAAATAGGAGAATTAGATCATATATTACAAAATAAACTCTTAAAGGTTTTAGAAGATAAGAGAGTAGAGTTTTCATCTTCATATTATGATCCAGATGATGAATCAACTCCTAAATATATAAAATATTTATTTGATAATGGAGCACCAGCTGATTTCGTATTAATAGGTGCTACGACTAAAAGTCCAAGTGAAATAAATCCAGCATTAAGATCTAGAGCTACTGAGGTTTATTTTGAACCATTATCTTCTGATGATATAGAGCTTATAGTTAAAAAAGCTGCTGAAAAATTAAATGTTACTTTAGAAGAAGGTGTTGCTAAGAAAATTAGTAATTATACTTTTGAAGGTAGAAAAGCAGTAAATATATTAACAGATGCTTATGGATATGCGCTATACATAGAAAAGCAAAGAGAAGATAATATTGAAATAAAACTAGAATATTTAGATGAAGTATTGTCTGTTGGAAGACATGTTCCTTTCGAAATATTTGATAATACTGAGGAATATGAAATCGGACATATTTATGGCTTAGGAGTAAGTGGCTTTTTAGGTTCAACTATTGAAATTGAAGCGAATGTTTTTATGGCTAAAAAGAAAGGTGCTGGAGTAGTAAGATTTAATGAAACAGCAGGTTCTATGGCTAAGGATTCAGTATTTAATGCAGCTTCAGTTATAAGAGCTATAACTGATAAGGATATAAAAGATTATGATATACATGTTAATGTTATAGGTGGAGGAAAAATTGATGGCCCATCAGCAGGGGTTGCAATTACACTATGCATAATAAGTGCGTTATTAAAGAAACCTATAAAGCAGGATATAGCAGTAACTGGTGAAATATCTTTAAGAGGAAAAGTAAAACCTGTAGGTGGAATATTTGAAAAGATATATGGTGCTAGAAGAAAAGGAATTAAAAGAGTTTTAGTACCAAAAGATAATGAAAAAGAAATTCCGAGAGGTCTTAAAGATATAGAAGTTAAATCAGTAAGTACCATAGAAGAAATTATGGATATTGTTTTTGAATAA
- a CDS encoding DHH family phosphoesterase codes for MNKVTTIRRLLKPIILILLSLILYYFNYSGIALVIFLVYLVDNFYQLNYYWKKDNNIDEFIEKLNNGIESNIFQFVHPLALIQRNGDIVWSNSIFTELKSNEESSNKNILSIARGINLGRILSDKETLHQRLKIKGKLYDTYATKINVEDNVELYLVYFNDVTEIIGYETTKESVMLIEVDNFTEALETTEESNRPLLAAEIERTINAYANNLKAMIKKYDTNKYVLSIQDNFIKKQIDEKFKILDEISKIDKGNKIEVTLSIGIGRGGISPAENAKYANTAKELALGRGGDQTVVKSNDEIKFFGGNTKEIEKRTRVRARVVAHALNELIFVSSNVYIIGHKNPDMDCFGAAMGLASVIKQLGKSCKIVLQNDTNAIEYYLDNLMKDSKYDDLFISTEKAKNDLDDDSLFIIVDVHNKSYVSDLELVMKAKRKVIIDHHRRSPDMIEGDILNYIEVYASSTSEMVTEIIQYMVEKPKLARTEAEGLLAGIFMDTKGFLFKTGVRTFEAASFLRKSGADTIEIKKIFSDDLENYLLIAETIKSAEVNDNIAIAICPKNVDTVIVAKAADELLNISGINVSFVLAQINNDIYISGRSAGDINVQIVLETLGGGGHMNIAGAKISDAKIEDVVYDLKEAIKKYLKVGE; via the coding sequence ATGAATAAAGTAACAACTATTAGGAGGTTACTTAAGCCGATTATATTAATTTTACTTTCATTAATTTTATATTATTTTAATTATTCAGGAATAGCATTGGTAATTTTTTTGGTTTATTTAGTGGATAATTTTTATCAGCTAAATTATTATTGGAAAAAAGACAATAATATTGATGAATTTATAGAAAAACTTAATAATGGTATAGAAAGTAATATATTTCAGTTTGTGCATCCCTTAGCTTTAATTCAAAGAAATGGTGATATTGTATGGAGCAATTCTATATTTACTGAATTGAAATCTAATGAAGAATCATCGAATAAAAATATTTTAAGTATAGCTAGGGGTATAAATTTAGGTCGTATATTAAGCGATAAGGAAACCTTACATCAAAGATTAAAAATAAAAGGTAAATTATATGATACTTATGCAACTAAAATTAATGTAGAAGATAATGTAGAATTATATTTAGTGTACTTTAATGATGTAACCGAAATAATAGGTTATGAAACCACAAAAGAAAGTGTTATGTTAATCGAAGTTGATAATTTTACAGAGGCGCTAGAAACAACTGAAGAAAGTAATAGACCGTTACTAGCTGCAGAAATAGAAAGAACAATAAACGCATACGCAAATAATTTAAAAGCAATGATAAAAAAATATGATACCAATAAATACGTTCTATCTATTCAAGATAATTTTATAAAAAAACAGATTGATGAGAAATTTAAAATATTAGATGAGATTTCAAAAATAGACAAGGGAAATAAGATTGAAGTTACGTTAAGTATCGGTATTGGTAGAGGGGGAATATCTCCAGCAGAAAATGCTAAGTACGCCAATACAGCAAAGGAACTAGCATTAGGTAGAGGCGGAGACCAAACTGTTGTTAAAAGTAATGATGAAATAAAATTCTTTGGTGGAAATACTAAAGAAATAGAGAAAAGAACAAGAGTTAGAGCTAGAGTTGTAGCACATGCTTTAAATGAATTAATATTTGTAAGTAGCAACGTTTATATTATAGGACATAAGAATCCTGATATGGATTGTTTTGGAGCAGCTATGGGATTAGCAAGCGTTATTAAGCAGTTAGGTAAATCTTGTAAAATTGTATTGCAGAATGATACAAATGCAATAGAATATTATTTGGATAATTTGATGAAAGATTCTAAATATGATGATTTATTTATATCAACAGAAAAAGCAAAAAATGATTTAGATGATGATTCATTGTTTATAATAGTAGATGTTCACAATAAAAGTTATGTATCTGATTTAGAACTAGTTATGAAGGCTAAGAGAAAAGTAATCATAGATCATCATAGGAGAAGTCCTGATATGATTGAGGGTGATATATTAAATTATATAGAAGTATATGCATCATCAACTTCAGAGATGGTTACTGAAATAATTCAATATATGGTTGAAAAGCCAAAGCTAGCTCGAACTGAAGCAGAGGGATTACTTGCAGGAATTTTTATGGATACTAAAGGTTTCTTATTTAAGACTGGAGTAAGAACATTTGAAGCAGCATCATTTTTAAGAAAATCAGGAGCAGATACTATAGAAATTAAAAAAATATTTAGTGATGACTTAGAAAACTATTTACTTATTGCAGAAACAATAAAATCTGCTGAAGTAAATGACAATATAGCTATTGCAATATGTCCTAAAAATGTGGATACTGTAATTGTAGCCAAAGCTGCTGATGAGCTATTAAATATATCAGGTATAAATGTATCTTTTGTTTTAGCACAAATAAATAATGATATATATATAAGTGGAAGATCAGCTGGGGATATAAATGTTCAAATAGTTCTAGAAACCCTAGGAGGCGGAGGACATATGAACATTGCAGGTGCAAAAATATCAGACGCTAAAATTGAAGATGTGGTTTATGACTTAAAAGAAGCAATAAAAAAATATTTAAAGGTGGGAGAATAA